From Phycodurus eques isolate BA_2022a chromosome 20, UOR_Pequ_1.1, whole genome shotgun sequence, a single genomic window includes:
- the fam83hb gene encoding protein FAM83H yields MAHRSQSSSIGDNPLDPNYLAPHYKEDYRLAIDALIENDLSGYYDFLQGADVVSFLAQVEIEHIKSTTQEPAHTHSVPDLRYPEAGHNTEGSSDTYWPMQSDLAAPGLDLGWPLTQNSFIGPTEVTTLVNPSEPNMPSIKEQARRLIKNARQVIAVVMDTFTDVDIFADLLDATARHIPVYIILDEQEAHNFVSMVINCKVNLDLIQMMRVRTVAGITYQSRTGKSFKGQMKDRFLLADCRAVLSGNYSFMWSYEKIHRCIAHLFLGELVATFDEEFRILYAQSEPLVVDPSDGTLAIPDTGSYLTRQLGVKRTQSLRNALGIRRQPEITSSFPYGDLERNLALPFRRNDPFRHTIEYGAGLMIGKYTQQQFRPQQSYLEQGRSIVSRQMEISGFKRHSYAEGTQENYMASRHYMKHRVMNNLDETDFHREPRHHFDSEGPGPGSGHGHHDRHRPPPLAIDQYSDSSSFRSDLELNSGNYARGYAYLSSDDLSGPDGIHAPPVAGRYGGSSAQKRPTIGQAYACQSSPTQPHPSDKKPFPKHSDQEHDQDPSVRHGLRNWRIHSYLSTYEEGGEEGLNQPLGPDAFEDPPSNQEPRESSATRFRLKEPPNVAPMPRADIQKPRFGKPNVPDRTGKDSTTKDLTSSVSLHRSEKEVEKEREGEDKWGSAKEDSREKEVKEGHELFLSKHDSFRSRINPLLQRSSRLRSSLIFSSSKAEMHSGGAGLKSATEDDGKSSIVAQILEKRRSLSREPFEWKKMAEEQSKEKDEEKSEDAKEKEKQLTDITAGKDEYQKPQAQLESNPNVETSNTVTSSPLNINDPASRLQYFKDLAAKRKASKIETAVPPPAEKKPDYSDNSPQSTTASAAIGPTESDTKKPDPAAKLSELNWRSSLPSPKPSLLSPKPFVSSVKAPETHKEENSLDGQKKDIFKSLKPLASPKIFKRDPVKLKGINPRRVSCGEDIMTDATDSEKCELKKTRSHSSSTLPHDESKEKVMGSNTSINTLSEGKGDGKTLDFLKKQTQRLKGFLGPKDKEKKSSGEDRGSMTTVKEMVEDYTKKQTKDMGSPAADQTTANHRTSPGTSGSSRYQPSGSSVLFSSNLRDDTKVILEKISANSQKNRHERDEDGDREAKDDFSAKKNCLLRPQGVVQEREGLLKRIESLRKEKKVYSRFEMGNTLG; encoded by the exons ATGGCTCACCGGTCTCAGAGTTCGTCCATTGGTGATAACCCACTGGACCCAAACTACCTGGCCCCGCACTACAAAGAGGACTACCGACTTGCCATCGATGCGCTGATAGAAAATGATTTATCG GGGTACTATGACTTCCTCCAGGGCGCAGACGTGGTCAGCTTCCTGGCACAAGTTGAAATCGAGCACATCAAATCCACCACCCAGGAACCCGCTCACACCCACAGTGTTCCCGACCTGAGGTACCCAGAGGCGGGCCACAATACGGAGGGCTCGTCCGACACCTACTGGCCCATGCAGTCCGACCTGGCCGCCCCGGGCCTGGACCTGGGATGGCCGCTGACCCAGAACAGCTTCATCGGACCCACGGAAGTCACCACTCTGGTGAACCCGTCGGAGCCCAACATGCCGAGCATCAAGGAGCAGGCCAGGAGACTCATCAAGAATGCTCGCCAG GTTATCGCAGTGGTGATGGACACGTTCACCGATGTGGACATTTTCGCCGACCTCTTGGACGCGACAGCGCGCCACATTCCTGTTTATATTATTTTGGATGAGCAGGAAGCCCACAACTTTGTCTCCATGGTGATCAACTGCAAGGTCAACTTGGACTTAATCCAA ATGATGCGTGTCAGGACTGTGGCGGGAATAACATATCAATCCCGAACAGGGAAGTCATTCAAGGGGCAAATGAAAGATCGTTTCCTATTAGCTGACTGCAGGGCTGTACTCAGCGGTAATTACAG TTTCATGTGGTCGTATGAGAAGATTCACCGCTGCATCGCTCACCTTTTCCTCGGCGAGCTGGTGGCCACGTTTGACGAAGAATTCCGCATCCTTTATGCTCAGTCGGAGCCCCTCGTCGTTGACCCGTCGGATGGAACGCTCGCAATCCCGGACACCGGCAGTTACCTAACCAGACAGTTAGGCGTAAAGAGGACCCAGTCCTTACGGAACGCCCTGGGCATCCGGAGGCAACCAGAGATAACTTCGAGCTTCCCATACGGAGACCTGGAACGCAACCTGGCTCTTCCCTTCCGGAGAAACGACCCCTTTCGTCACACCATTGAGTACGGGGCAGGACTTATGATCGGGAAGTATACCCAGCAGCAGTTTCGTCCACAGCAGTCCTACTTGGAGCAGGGACGGTCTATCGTGTCCCGGCAGATGGAGATTAGCGGCTTCAAGAGGCACAGCTACGCAGAAGGGACCCAGGAGAATTACATGGCCTCCAGGCACTATATGAAGCACAGAGTCATGAACAATCTGGATGAGACGGACTTCCACAG ggAACCGAGACACCATTTCGACAGTGAAGGTCCTGGACCAGGTTCTGGCCACGGACACCACGACAGACATCGTCCTCCGCCTCTAGCCATTGACCAGTATTCAGACTCAAGCTCATTCCGCTCAGACCTAGAGCTCAACTCCGGAAACTACGCAAGAGGTTATGCATATCTTTCCTCCGATGATTTAAGCGGACCCGATGGGATTCATGCGCCTCCGGTAGCGGGAAGGTATGGAGGGAGCTCCGCCCAGAAGAGACCAACCATTGGTCAGGCGTACGCTTGTCAGAGCTCACCCACACAGCCCCACCCATCAGACAAGAAGCCATTTCCAAAGCATTCAGATCAGGAGCACGACCAGGATCCGAGCGTCCGGCATGGACTGAGGAACTGGAGGATCCACTCGTATCTGAGCACATACGAGGAAGGTGGAGAAGAAGGTCTGAATCAACCCTTGGGGCCTGACGCATTTGAAGATCCTCCATCTAATCAGGAGCCCAGGGAAAGTTCAGCCACCCGCTTTAGACTAAAAGAGCCACCAAATGTCGCCCCTATGCCCAGAGCGGATATCCAAAAACCACGCTTTGGGAAGCCAAACGTACCTGACCGCACCGGCAAGGATTCGACCACCAAAGATCTGACTTCTTCAGTTTCGCTGCATAGAAGTGAGAAGGAAGTGGAGAAAGAACGGGAAGGAGAGGATAAGTGGGGTTCTGCAAAAGAGGACAGCAGGGAAAAAGAAGTAAAGGAAGGTCATGAGCTCTTCCTTTCCAAACACGACTCCTTCCGCTCACGGATCAACCCGCTCCTTCAGCGTAGCTCGCGTCTGCGCTCATCGCTCATATTCTCATCTTCCAAAGCAGAAATGCACAGCGGGGGCGCCGGTCTAAAATCCGCCACAGAGGACGACGGCAAGTCCTCCATCGTAGCCCAGATCCTAGAGAAGAGGCGGTCGTTGTCTAGAGAACCTTTCGAGTGGAAAAAGATGGCAGAGGAACAGAGTAAGGAGAAGGACGAGGAGAAAAGTGAGGATGCaaaggaaaaggagaaacaATTGACAGACATAACAGCAGGAAAAGATGAATACCAGAAACCTCAAGCGCAGTTAGAGTCAAATCCGAATGTCGAGACCTCCAACACTGTCACGTCATCACCTCTGAACATCAATGACCCTGCCAGTCGACTACAGTATTTCAAAGACCTAGCTGCTAAGCGAAAAGCGTCCAAAATAGAGACTGCAGTCCCACCGCCGGCAGAGAAGAAGCCAGACTATTCTGACAATTCACCCCAAAGTACTACGGCGAGTGCTGCAATTGGTCCGACAGAATCAGACACAAAGAAACCGGATCCCGCAGCAAAACTGTCCGAACTCAATTGGCGATCTTCACTCCCGTCCCCAAAACCGTCTCTACTCTCTCCCAAGCCTTTCGTAAGCAGCGTGAAGGCTCCCGAAACCCACAAAGAGGAGAACTCATTGGACGGTCAGAAGAAAGACATATTCAAGTCTTTAAAGCCCCTTGCATCCCCCAAGATCTTTAAGCGGGACCCGGTTAAGCTTAAGGGAATCAATCCTCGTAGGGTCTCCTGTGGCGAGGATATCATGACGGATGCAACAGACTCCGAGAAGTGCGAGCTGAAGAAGACTCGCTCTCATAGTTCCTCCACTCTGCCGCACGACGAATCCAAGGAGAAAGTTATGGGATCCAACACATCCATCAACACGCTGAGCGAGGGAAAGGGTGACGGCAAGACGCTCGACTTCCTGAAGAAACAGACTCAGAGGCTAAAGGGATTCTTGGGGCCCAAGGATAAGGAGAAGAAGTCCTCAGGCGAAGATCGGGGCAGCATGACCACCGTGAAAGAAATGGTAGAAGATTACACTAAAAAACAGACTAAGGACATGGGATCCCCCGCCGCCGATCAGACCACTGCCAATCACAGGACGTCGCCGGGCACGTCAGGCTCGTCACGGTACCAGCCCTCTGGGAGCTCGGTACTGTTCAGCAGCAACCTCCGCGACGACACAAAGGTCATCCTGGAGAAGATCTCGGCAAACAGTCAGAAGAACCGCCATGAGCGGGACGAGGACGGAGACCGCGAAGCTAAGGACGACTTCTCCGCCAAGAAGAACTGCTTGCTGCGACCCCAAGGTGTTGTCCAGGAGAGGGAGGGACTGCTGAAGAGGATAGAGAGCCTGAGGAAGGAGAAGAAGGTCTACAGCCGTTTTGAG ATGGGGAATACTCTGGGATAA
- the si:ch211-199g17.9 gene encoding uncharacterized protein si:ch211-199g17.9 isoform X3, whose protein sequence is MSYSAGFNMEDIIKVKAGGGTQDPKIEQLKSELARLQQGKTILEEEIMERKSVSECLQKELATLQTEAYHLERTRQEKKERFPAETLKQSIDSRM, encoded by the exons ATGAGTTATTCAGCAG GGTTCAACATGGAAGACATCATTAAAGTGAAAGCAG GTGGAGGCACGCAGGACCCCAAAATTGAACAGCTGAAGAGCGAACTTGCGAGGCTGCAACAAG GCAAAACAATCCTGGAAGAAGAAATTATGGAGAGGAAATCAGTCAGTGAGTGTCTGCAGAAGGAGCTGGCTACAC TGCAAACAGAGGCCTACCACCTGGAGAGGACCCGTCAAGAAAAGAAAG AAAGATTCCCAGCCGAAACATTGAAGCAGAGCATTGACTCAAG AATGTGA
- the si:ch211-199g17.9 gene encoding centriolin isoform X2 codes for MSYSAGGGTQDPKIEQLKSELARLQQGKTILEEEIMERKSVSECLQKELATLQTEAYHLERTRQEKKELSQKLQFQCEESKRESVSLAEQNRKSEELLAQHRCEIQELKLKRRKLRMKFENQLHQLIELHKQLHAIIKDSQPKH; via the exons ATGAGTTATTCAGCAG GTGGAGGCACGCAGGACCCCAAAATTGAACAGCTGAAGAGCGAACTTGCGAGGCTGCAACAAG GCAAAACAATCCTGGAAGAAGAAATTATGGAGAGGAAATCAGTCAGTGAGTGTCTGCAGAAGGAGCTGGCTACAC TGCAAACAGAGGCCTACCACCTGGAGAGGACCCGTCAAGAAAAGAAAG AATTGTCACAGAAGCTGCAGTTCCAGTGCGAGGAATCCAAGCGCGAGTCTGTCAG TCTTGCCGAGCAGAACAGGAAGAGCGAAGAACTCTTGGCGCAGCACCGTTGTGAAATCCAGGAGCTGAAGCTCAAACGGCGCAAGTTACG GATGAAGTTTGAGAATCAACTCCATCAACTGATTGAGCTGCACAAGCAACTGCACGCCATCATT AAAGATTCCCAGCCGAAACATTGA
- the si:ch211-199g17.9 gene encoding centriolin isoform X1, with translation MSYSAGFNMEDIIKVKAGGGTQDPKIEQLKSELARLQQGKTILEEEIMERKSVSECLQKELATLQTEAYHLERTRQEKKELSQKLQFQCEESKRESVSLAEQNRKSEELLAQHRCEIQELKLKRRKLRMKFENQLHQLIELHKQLHAIIKDSQPKH, from the exons ATGAGTTATTCAGCAG GGTTCAACATGGAAGACATCATTAAAGTGAAAGCAG GTGGAGGCACGCAGGACCCCAAAATTGAACAGCTGAAGAGCGAACTTGCGAGGCTGCAACAAG GCAAAACAATCCTGGAAGAAGAAATTATGGAGAGGAAATCAGTCAGTGAGTGTCTGCAGAAGGAGCTGGCTACAC TGCAAACAGAGGCCTACCACCTGGAGAGGACCCGTCAAGAAAAGAAAG AATTGTCACAGAAGCTGCAGTTCCAGTGCGAGGAATCCAAGCGCGAGTCTGTCAG TCTTGCCGAGCAGAACAGGAAGAGCGAAGAACTCTTGGCGCAGCACCGTTGTGAAATCCAGGAGCTGAAGCTCAAACGGCGCAAGTTACG GATGAAGTTTGAGAATCAACTCCATCAACTGATTGAGCTGCACAAGCAACTGCACGCCATCATT AAAGATTCCCAGCCGAAACATTGA